A window from Cygnus olor isolate bCygOlo1 chromosome 13, bCygOlo1.pri.v2, whole genome shotgun sequence encodes these proteins:
- the GJB1 gene encoding gap junction beta-1 protein, protein MNWAGLYAVLSGVNRHSTAIGRIWLSVIFIFRIMVLVVAAESVWGDEKSAFTCNTQQPGCNSVCYDHFFPISHIRLWALQLILVTTPALLVAMHVAYQQHQEKKLLMMTGHGDAKHLEEVKKHKIRIAGSLWWTYVFSVVFRLLFEAVFMYIFYMIYPGYQMVRLVKCEAYPCPNTVDCFVSRPTEKTIFTVFMLVTSSICIVLNMAELVYLVVRACARRGRQNSNPSSGKGSFYGHKLSEYKQNEINQLLTEQDGSLKDMLRRNPGLQEKGDRCSAC, encoded by the coding sequence ATGAACTGGGCCGGCCTCTACGCGGTGCTGAGCGGGGTGAACCGCCACTCCACTGCCATCGGGCGCATCTGGCTCTCCGTCATCTTCATCTTCAGGATAATGGTGCTGGTGGTGGCGGCCGAGAGCGTCTGGGGGGACGAGAAGTCTGCCTTCACCTGCAACacgcagcagccaggctgcaaCAGCGTCTGCTACGACCACTTCTTCCCCATCTCCCACATCCGCCTGTGGGCCCTGCAGCTCATCCTCGTCACCACgccagccctgctggtggcCATGCACGTGGCctaccagcagcaccaggagaagAAGCTGCTGATGATGACAGGGCACGGGGACGCCAAGCACCTGGAGGAGGTGAAGAAGCACAAGATACGCATCGCGGGCTCGTTGTGGTGGACGTATGTCTTCAGTGTGGTCTTCAGGCTGCTCTTCGAGGCGGTGTTCATGTACATCTTCTACATGATCTACCCGGGCTACCAGATGGTGCGGCTGGTCAAGTGCGAGGCCTACCCCTGCCCCAACACCGTCGACTGCTTCGTCTCCCGGCCCACCGAGAAGACCATCTTCACCGTCTTCATGCTGGTCACCTCCAGCATCTGCATCGTGCTCAACATGGCCGAGCTGGTCTACCTGGTGGTGCGGGCCtgcgcccggcggggccggcaAAACTCCAACCCCTCGTCGGGGAAGGGCTCTTTCTACGGGCACAAGCTCTCCGAGTATAAGCAGAACGAGATCAACCAGCTGCTGACGGAGCAGGACGGCTCCCTCAAGGACATGCTGCGCCGCAACCCCGGGCTGCAGGAGAAGGGCGACCGCTGCTCCGCCTGCTAA